From the Acidimicrobiales bacterium genome, the window ACACGACGTTTGGACGGGCGCCGCACCATCGTGACCGGTGCGAGCCGCGGCATCGGGGCCGGCATCGCGGAGCGGGCCGCCGGTGAGGGCGCCCGCCTGGCCCTCGTCGCCCGCACCCTCGATGCCCACCCCACGCTGCCGGGGTCGCTCAACGAAACCGCGGCGCGGTGCCGAGCTCTCGGCGCCGACGTGGTGACGATCGTCGCCGATCTCACCGACGAGGACGACCGCGCCCGCGTGGTGCCCGAAGCGGCCGAAGCCCTCGGCGGACCGGTCGAGGTGCTCGTCAACAACGCAGCTGCGGCGATCTACCAGCCGCTCGACACCTACCCGTTGAAGCGTCGCCGCCTCATGATCGAGCTCAACGTCCACTGCCCGCTCGACCTCGCCCAGGCCGCGCTGCCCGGCATGATCGATGCCGGTGAGGGCTGGATCGTCAACCTGTCGAGCGCCTCCGCGACCCCACCGCCCG encodes:
- a CDS encoding SDR family NAD(P)-dependent oxidoreductase → MTRRLDGRRTIVTGASRGIGAGIAERAAGEGARLALVARTLDAHPTLPGSLNETAARCRALGADVVTIVADLTDEDDRARVVPEAAEALGGPVEVLVNNAAAAIYQPLDTYPLKRRRLMIELNVHCPLDLAQAALPGMIDAGEGWIVNLSSASATPPPGPPFDLGGVRGTFGFYAATKAMLNRLTAAMAAEWHQYGVRVNTVEPRAAVLSEGADELVGGQLAADQIESMEAMSEAALWLCDCDPDHTGRIESSLDLLEREHIAPMNLQGTALHPNGFRP